The following coding sequences are from one Armatimonas rosea window:
- a CDS encoding winged helix-turn-helix transcriptional regulator, giving the protein MKKNKPSPSCPEGYRSTCPIANVLDILGDKWTLLVVRDLLLSGMHRYSEFQSSPEAIPTNILAERLKRLEAAGLVKKEFYQDNPPRAEYFITRKGADLGLVLQALGEWGHKYIPGVILPKEFIEPEIRD; this is encoded by the coding sequence ATGAAGAAAAACAAACCATCCCCCTCTTGCCCAGAAGGCTATCGGTCAACGTGTCCGATAGCTAACGTGCTAGACATCCTGGGTGACAAATGGACGTTGCTTGTCGTGCGCGACTTGCTGTTGTCGGGCATGCACCGTTACAGCGAGTTCCAGTCCTCGCCCGAGGCGATACCAACCAATATCCTGGCAGAGCGCTTGAAGCGTCTAGAGGCAGCCGGCCTCGTTAAGAAAGAGTTCTATCAGGACAATCCCCCACGAGCGGAATACTTCATCACCCGAAAAGGAGCCGATCTCGGCCTGGTGTTGCAAGCGTTGGGGGAGTGGGGACATAAGTACATCCCCGGGGTAATCCTCCCCAAGGAGTTCATTGAGCCAGAGATTAGAGATTGA
- a CDS encoding alpha/beta fold hydrolase yields MNDSFPAPDSKSRRQLLVAGAAMAAAVSLPLHANAQSGRTTDTNSAVASTRFVEVGGRKLAYRSVGTGKPIVLCNRFRGVLGLWDPAFIDALAAQGFQVVTFDYSGLGLSTGERSYNPAAMVKDAKDLVDALGLKDIVIAGWSIGGIVAQIYLAMFGQDVSHAVLLATTPPGKLVKQAEQLFYDAAAVPGIGLDNFTTIFFEPADEGSRAASKRSFERIMAQKIPRSPDVQADWAISQIGTTPRNPAFPSDEILGFLKTTKTPILHLGADHDIIFPIENWYALNGQLPSVSLITYPKTGHGPHHQYPEAAATQIAAFIKGTRKA; encoded by the coding sequence ATGAATGACTCTTTTCCCGCCCCCGACTCCAAATCCCGCCGTCAATTACTCGTCGCGGGTGCCGCAATGGCGGCAGCAGTTTCCTTGCCTTTGCACGCAAATGCGCAGAGCGGACGCACGACGGACACGAATTCAGCAGTGGCATCAACGCGCTTCGTCGAGGTCGGCGGCCGCAAGCTGGCCTACCGCTCCGTTGGAACCGGTAAACCCATCGTGCTGTGCAATCGCTTCCGCGGTGTGCTGGGCCTGTGGGACCCCGCTTTCATTGACGCCCTCGCGGCGCAAGGATTTCAGGTGGTGACCTTCGACTATTCAGGGCTGGGTCTGTCCACTGGGGAGAGAAGCTATAACCCGGCGGCCATGGTGAAAGACGCCAAAGACCTGGTCGATGCGCTCGGGCTGAAAGATATCGTGATCGCGGGCTGGTCCATCGGCGGCATCGTTGCGCAGATCTATCTGGCGATGTTCGGCCAAGACGTCAGCCATGCCGTTCTGCTGGCGACGACGCCGCCCGGCAAGCTCGTCAAGCAGGCGGAGCAACTGTTCTACGACGCCGCTGCAGTACCTGGCATCGGTCTGGATAACTTCACCACGATCTTCTTCGAACCCGCAGACGAGGGCAGTCGTGCCGCCTCGAAGCGGTCCTTCGAGCGGATCATGGCACAGAAGATTCCCCGCAGCCCGGACGTACAGGCCGACTGGGCGATCAGCCAGATCGGGACCACACCGCGCAATCCCGCCTTTCCGTCGGACGAGATCCTCGGTTTCTTGAAGACCACAAAGACCCCCATCCTGCATCTGGGTGCGGACCACGACATCATTTTCCCGATCGAGAACTGGTATGCCCTCAACGGCCAGTTGCCGAGCGTCAGTCTGATTACCTACCCCAAGACAGGCCACGGCCCGCATCACCAGTATCCGGAAGCCGCAGCAACCCAGATCGCGGCATTCATCAAGGGCACACGCAAGGCCTGA